From the Streptomyces sp. NBC_00654 genome, the window GACCCTCTCGGGGTCCACCGAGCGGTGGCGACGGAGCAGGCCGACCGCGTCGACGGCGTGCGGCACGTATTCCTGTGTCATCGTCAGGTCCGACGCCGCGGCGACATCGCGGTGGGCGTATGTCGCCTTGTCGAAGCGCAGCACCGTCGTCCCGCGGCTGGCGAGCCCCCAGGCCAGGTCCTTGAGCGGTTTGTTCGGCCCGCTGGTCTCGTCGCGGTCGAAGGGGCCACCACCGGCGAGCAGCACCACGCCGGGGCCTGGAGCCTGCCCGCGGGGGACGCTCACCGTGCCTGGCACGGCGAGTGGGCCGGTGCCGACGGTGACCTCGTGCTCTTCGAAGCGGTCGGGCTCGGCATAGGGCGGTGGCATCCAAGCGAGAGCTGAGCCGGTCATGGACTCTGTCGCAGTGCCGTCGGGCATCCCATCACAACCTTTCTCAATAGATGCGAACGGTAACATGGCATGAGATCATTGCGGGATGGACGCTTTCGAACTCTTGGCCCACCCGGTGCGGTTGCGAGTGGTTCACGCGATGCGCGGCGGCAGGGAACTGACCACCGCCGACCTGTGCGACCGCATCCGGGACGTCTCGAAGGCCACGGTCTACCGGCACGTCGACCTGCTCGCAGCCGGCGGGGTCCTGGAAGTCGCCCTGGAGCGGCGCGTGCGCGGCGCGGTCGAGCGCCGCTACCGGCTGCGCCGCGACCACACGGGGATCAATACAGACACGGCCAATTCACTCTCGCTCGACGACCATCGCAGCGCATTCGCCGCCGCCCTGGCGGTCCTGACTGCCGAGTTCACCGCCTATCTCGACCGCGACACGGCCGACCCGGTAGCCGACCTGGTCGGCTACCGGCAGCATGCCGTCTGGCTCAGCCCCGGAGAACTGCGCGGGATGATCGACGGGATGCGGGAAGCGATCGCCCCTCACCTGGCCAACGAGCCATCGCCCGACCGCACGCAGTACCTGCTCAGCCCGATCCTCTTCCCGGTCGAAGCACCGCCGTCCGGGACCAGCGCCGA encodes:
- a CDS encoding helix-turn-helix domain-containing protein codes for the protein MDAFELLAHPVRLRVVHAMRGGRELTTADLCDRIRDVSKATVYRHVDLLAAGGVLEVALERRVRGAVERRYRLRRDHTGINTDTANSLSLDDHRSAFAAALAVLTAEFTAYLDRDTADPVADLVGYRQHAVWLSPGELRGMIDGMREAIAPHLANEPSPDRTQYLLSPILFPVEAPPSGTSADSTATVGPGPGPGS